The Crocosphaera subtropica ATCC 51142 genome includes a window with the following:
- a CDS encoding DUF2231 domain-containing protein, which produces MFNYLPPLNDHNLPYPDTLHPIVVHFVIAMVLFAFLCDVIGYFTRNPRLYEVSWWNMLIATASIFVAIIFGQYEAGLAQPYEAVEPVLHLHTLIGWSLSGIIAGITGWRYVIRSRNPEQLPIPYLGLGLVLVAIVGVQVYLGDELVWVYGLHTVPVVEAVKEGILQ; this is translated from the coding sequence ATGTTTAACTATCTTCCTCCACTCAACGATCATAATTTACCCTATCCCGATACCCTACATCCCATTGTGGTGCATTTTGTCATTGCAATGGTGTTATTTGCCTTTTTATGCGATGTTATCGGTTATTTCACCCGTAACCCCCGTTTATACGAAGTGAGTTGGTGGAATATGTTGATTGCAACGGCTTCTATTTTCGTGGCCATTATTTTTGGACAATATGAGGCCGGTTTAGCCCAACCCTATGAAGCAGTGGAACCCGTCTTACATCTACATACGTTAATTGGTTGGTCATTGTCTGGCATCATTGCAGGGATCACAGGATGGCGTTATGTTATTCGTTCTCGAAACCCTGAACAGCTACCTATTCCCTACCTAGGGTTAGGTTTAGTCTTGGTGGCTATTGTTGGAGTGCAAGTGTATCTGGGAGACGAGTTGGTATGGGTGTATGGACTGCATACCGTTCCTGTTGTCGAAGCCGTTAAGGAGGGAATCTTACAATAA
- a CDS encoding DUF2231 domain-containing protein has protein sequence MFTYLPLLNDHNLPYPDTIHPIVVHFVIAMILFAFLCDVIGYFTCNSRLYEVSWWNMLIATVSIFVAIIFGQYEAGLAQPYEVVEPVLNLHTLIGWSLSGIIAGITGWRYVIRSRNPEQLPIPYLGLGLVLVAIVGVQVYLGDELVWVYGLHTVPVVEAVKEGILQ, from the coding sequence ATGTTTACTTATCTTCCTCTATTAAATGACCATAACTTACCCTATCCCGACACCATTCATCCTATTGTTGTTCATTTCGTGATTGCCATGATCTTATTTGCATTTTTATGTGATGTTATTGGTTATTTTACTTGCAATTCTCGTTTATATGAAGTGAGTTGGTGGAATATGTTAATTGCCACGGTTTCTATTTTTGTCGCTATTATTTTTGGACAATATGAAGCAGGTTTAGCCCAACCTTATGAAGTAGTTGAACCTGTCTTAAATCTTCATACTCTGATTGGTTGGTCATTGTCTGGCATCATTGCAGGGATCACGGGATGGCGTTATGTTATTCGTTCTCGGAACCCTGAACAGCTACCTATTCCCTACCTAGGGTTAGGTTTAGTCTTGGTGGCTATTGTTGGAGTGCAAGTCTATCTGGGAGACGAGTTGGTATGGGTGTATGGACTGCATAC